One Cucurbita pepo subsp. pepo cultivar mu-cu-16 chromosome LG09, ASM280686v2, whole genome shotgun sequence DNA window includes the following coding sequences:
- the LOC111801819 gene encoding alpha-galactosidase 1-like: MELRSYCGGAAMAVFVLVFSSVMVVSVLATSRLAEISAAGELLRRNLLANGLGVTPPMGWNSWNHFACNINENMIKDTADALVSTGLSKLGYEYVNIDDCWAEIARDDKGNLVPKKSTFPSGMKALADYVHAKGLKLGIYSDAGYFTCSKTMPGSLGHEEQDAKTFASWGIDYLKYDNCNNGNIKPTVRYPVMTRALMKAGRPIFFSLCEWGDLHPALWGDKLGNSWRTTNDINDSWESMISRADLNEPYADFARPGGWNDPDMLEVGNGGMTKDEYIVHFSLWAISKAPLLLGCDLRNLTKETKEIITNTEVIAVNQDPLGIQAKKVRSEGDLEVWAGPLSDYRVALVLLNRGPWRSSITAQWDDIGIPPNSNVRARDLWEHTTLKTIFVANLTATVDSHACKLYILNPIS; encoded by the exons ATGGAGCTCCGGAGTTACTGCGGAGGAGCGGCAATGGCGGTGTTTGTTTTAGTGTTTTCTTCTGTAATGGTGGTGAGTGTTTTGGCTACTTCCAGATTGGCTGAGATCTCCGCTGCTGGTGAGTTGCTGAGGCGGAATCTGCTTGCAAATGGCCTTGGAGTTACTCCTCCGATGGG ATGGAATAGCTGGAATCATTTTGCATGCAATATCAATGAAAACATGATTAAAGATACCG CTGATGCTTTGGTCTCCACTGGGCTTTCGAAGCTTGGATATGAATATGTCAATATCG ATGATTGCTGGGCTGAGATAGCTCGTGACGATAAG GGTAATCTGGTGCCGAAGAAATCGACGTTTCCGTCTGGCATGAAGGCTCTTGCAGATTATGTTCACGCCAAGGGTCTTAAGCTTGGAATCTATTCAGATGCTGG GTATTTTACTTGCAGTAAAACCATGCCCGGCTCTCTTGGTCATGAGGAACAAGACGCTAAAACCTTTGCTTCATGG GGGATTGACTATTTGAAGTATGATAATTGCAACAATGGTAACATTAAGCCAACCGTTAG ataTCCGGTCATGACTCGAGCGCTGATGAAGGCCGGGCGacccatcttcttctctctttgtgAATG GGGAGACCTGCACCCTGCTTTGTGGGGTGATAAGTTAGGAAACAGCTGGAGAACTACCAACGACATTAACGATTCGTGGGAAAG TATGATTTCTAGAGCAGACCTTAATGAACCATATGCCGATTTCGCACGGCCTGGTGGCTGGAACG ATCCTGATATGCTTGAGGTGGGAAATGGAGGGATGACTAAAGATGAGtacattgtccactttagtcTTTGGGCCATTTCCAAG GCTCCCCTTCTTCTTGGTTGTGATTTGAGGAATctaacaaaagaaacaaaggagaTCATTACAAACACGGAAGTCATTGCAGTTAACCAAG ATCCCCTCGGTATCCAGGCCAAGAAGGTCAGAAGCGAAGGCGACCTAGAG GTCTGGGCAGGACCTCTCTCCGACTACCGAGTAGCACTCGTGTTGCTGAACCGTGGCCCATGGCGCAGTTCGATCACCGCCCAATGGGACGACATCGGAATCCCTCCAAACAGCAACGTTCGAGCAAGAGATCTTTGGGAG CACACTACTTTGAAGACCATCTTTGTAGCGAATTTGACAGCCACTGTGGATTCTCATGCCTGCAAACTCTACATTTTGAACCCAATTTCTTGA
- the LOC111801633 gene encoding pyruvate kinase, cytosolic isozyme, protein MANIDIEGILKELPNDGRIPKTKIVCTLGPASRSVAMIEKLLKAGMNVARFNFSHGTHEYHQETLDNLRTAMQNTQILCAVMLDTKGPEIRTGFLKDGKPVQLKEGEEVTITTDYSIKGDEKMISMSYQKLAVDLKPGNNILCSDGTITLTVLSCDTEAGKVVCRCENTAMLGERKNVNLPGVVVDLPTLTKKDEEDILGWGVPNSIDMIALSFVRKGSDLVNVRRVLGPHAKHIKLMSKVENQEGVINFDEILRETDAFMVARGDLGMEIPVEKIFLAQKMMIYKCNLAGKPVVTATQMLESMIKSPRPTRAEATDVANAVLDGTDCVMLSGESAAGAYPEIAVKTMARICIEAESSLDYGVIFKEMIRSTPLPMSPLESLASSAVRTANKAKAKLIVVLTRGGTTAKLVAKYRPAVPILSVVVPVLTTDSFDWACSDESPARHSLIHRGLIPILAEGSAKATDAESTEVILEAALKSAIGKGLCKPGDAIVALHRIGAASVIKICIVK, encoded by the exons ATGGCCAATATTGATATTGAGGGGATTCTTAAGGAACTTCCAAATGATGGGCGTATACCCAAAACGAAAATTGTTTGTACTCTGGGACCTGCTTCCCGATCGGTGGCTATGATTGAGAAGCTTCTTAAGGCTGGCATGAATGTTGCTCGTTTCAATTTCTCTCATGGTACTCATGAGTATCATCAAGAGACCTTGGATAACCTCAGGACCGCCATGCAGAATACTCAAATCCTTTGTGCTGTCATGCTTGATACCAAG GGACCGGAGATTCGGACTGGTTTCTTGAAGGATGGGAAACCAGTTCAACTGAAGGAAGGTGAGGAAGTCACCATAACTACAGATTATAGCATCAAGGGGGATGAGAAAATGATCTCAATGAGTTACCAGAAGCTTGCTGTGGACTTGAAACCaggaaataatatattgtgCTCAGATGGCACCATCACCCTCACAGTCTTGTCTTGTGATACAGAAGCTGGGAAGGTGGTATGTCGTTGTGAAAACACTGCGATGctgggagaaagaaagaatgtgAATCTTCCTGGTGTGGTTGTGGATCTTCCCACCCTGACAAAAAAGGATGAAGAGGATATTCTTGGTTGGGGTGTTCCCAACAGTATTGATATGATTGCTCTCTCATTTGTTCGCAAGGGTTCTGATCTAGTGAATGTCCGGAGGGTTCTGGGCCCCCATGCCAAGCATATAAAACTGATGTCAAAG GTTGAGAACCAGGAGGGAGTTAtcaattttgatgaaattttgcGTGAGACTGATGCATTCATGGTTGCTCGAGGTGATCTTGGAATGGAAATTCCAGTCGAGAAGATCTTCTTGGCACAAAAAATGATGATTTACAAGTGTAATCTTGCTGGCAAACCTGTGGTTACAGCCACTCAGATGCTTGAATCAATGATCAAATCTCCACGGCCAACCCGTGCAGAAGCCACAGATGTCGCTAATGCTGTTCTTGATGGCACAGATTGTGTTATGCTTAGTGGTGAGAGTGCAGCTGGGGCTTATCCTGAAATTGCTGTGAAAACCATGGCTCGTATTTGCATCGAAGCCGAGTCATCCTTGGACTATGGTGTCATTTTCAAGGAGATGATAAGGTCCACTCCTCTTCCAATGAGCCCGTTGGAGAGTCTTGCATCCTCAGCTGTTCGAACTGCAAACAAGGCAAAAGCAAAGCTCATCGTGGTGTTGACTCGTGGTGGAACCACAGCCAAGTTGGTTGCTAAGTACAGACCAGCTGTCCCAATCCTCTCAGTCGTCGTTCCAGTTTTAACTACCGATTCTTTTGATTGGGCCTGCAGTGACGAATCCCCAGCCAGACACAGCCTGATCCACAGAGGTTTGATTCCTATACTAGCTGAAGGATCTGCAAAGGCCACTGATGCAGAATCCACTGAAGTGATACTAGAGGCTGCTCTGAAATCAGCCATAGGAAAGGGACTGTGCAAACCCGGTGACGCCATTGTCGCACTTCACCGTATCGGAGCTGCCTCCGTCATCAAGATATGCATTGTGAAATGA
- the LOC111801634 gene encoding lipoyl synthase, chloroplastic: MIHYSFSISNPSSSSTSSHSPFQFVKPRRFSNYFGRSCPVIRCDAVDSSSSSSKVAVESSSSSSFPVSKVSKVMESQEISSKAGPYPGGMGPYTGRDPTVKKPGWLRQRAPQGEKFQEVKDSLSRLKLNTVCEEAQCPNIGECWNGGGDGIATATIMLLGDTCTRGCRFCAVKTSRNPAPPDPMEPVNTAKAIASWGVDYIVLTSVDRDDIPDGGSGHFAQTVKAMKELKPEIMVECLTSDFRGDLKAVETLVHSGLDVFAHNVETVKRLQRIVRDPRAGYDQSLAVLKHAKHSKEGMITKSSIMLGLGETDDELKEALADLRAIDVDILTLGQYLQPTPLHLTVKEYVTPEKFAFWKEYGESIGFRYVASGPLVRSSYRAGELFVQTMVRERVKDTTVT, translated from the exons ATGATTCATTATTCATTCTCGATTTCcaatccttcttcttcttctacttcatctcattcccctttccaatTCGTTAAACCGCGCAGATTCTCCAATTATTTCGGGCGTTCTTGTCCTGTGATTCGATGTGATGCTgtggattcttcttcttcttcttcgaagGTGGCGGTggaatcttcttcttcatcttcatttccGGTATCGAAGGTGAGTAAGGTTATGGAATCGCAAGAGATTTCTTCCAAGGCTGGTCCGTATCCTGGAGGAATGGGGCCTTACACTGGCAGAGATCCGACTGTGAAGAAGCCTGGTTGGTTGAGGCAACGAGCTCCTCAGGGAGAGAAGTTTCAGGAGGTTAAGGACTCGTTGTCTCGATTGAAGCTCAATACTGTTTGTGAAGAGGCCCAATGCCCCAACATTGGAGag TGTTGGAATGGTGGAGGGGATGGCATTGCAACTGCTACAATTATGCTTCTTGGGGATACATGTACTCGGGGATGTAGATTTTGTGCTGTAAAGACTAGCAGAAACCCTGCACCTCCTGATCCTATGGAGCCTGTTAACACTGCTAAAGCTATTGCCAGTTGGGG TGTAGATTACATAGTCCTTACAAGTGTAGATCGTGACGATATTCCTGATGGAGGAAGCGGACATTTTGCTCAGACGGTCAAAGCTATGAAG GAACTTAAGCCCGAGATCATGGTCGAGTGTTTAACTTCTGATTTTCGAGGTGACTTGAAGGCTGTAGAGACTCTAGTGCACTCAGGATTAGATGTATTTGCTCATAATGTTGAGACTGTGAAACGTCTTCAACGAATCGTTAGAGATCCTCGAGCCGG ATATGACCAGAGCTTAGCCGTTCTAAAACATGCAAAGCACAGTAAGGAGGGAATGATCACCAAATCTTCAATCATGTTGGGCCTCGGAGAAACCGACGATGAATTGAAGGAAGCTCTAGCTGATTTAAGGGCCATCGATGTCGATATTCTTACACTCGGGCAGTATTTGCAG CCCACACCATTACACCTGACTGTCAAGGAATACGTCACGCCCGAAAAGTTTGCATTCTGGAAAGAATACGGGGAGTCGATTGGATTCCGATATGTAGCTAGTGGACCTCTG GTTCGATCCTCATATCGAGCAGGCGAGCTCTTCGTCCAAACCATGGTTAGAGAAAGAGTCAAAGATACAACTGTAACTTGA
- the LOC111802254 gene encoding uncharacterized protein LOC111802254: MASLTSSCCCCSYASQLLPRSSKSPLSPFPSPFSPFNFSKRAKLLLAAAKKKESDAVPVVKKESTDSKEEEFVEVEEELPWYQEKALDLVEFTGSVTQALPGPRVGQSSLPWLLAVPLAYLGVTFVIAFVKTVRKFNSPKEKRRRQVSKNAILCLSVDELLEKGRDEIKPEALAEIVQKTGFSVGEILRKYIRYALNEKPFNPELVANLIQLRKASALEDTQVAEILNEVSRRIERDKGPVVMNMSGYTEKGFKRKLAVQALFGKIFYLSELPEFCSRDSSLTVKQIFGVTDEDAEKLRLHTLSEAGDMDSLQKMADISDSEDLKDASSDEQKD, from the exons ATGGCTTCCCTCACTTCCTCTTGCTGTTGCTGTTCCTATGCTTCTCAATTGCTTCCTCGCTCTTCCAAATCTCCATTATCAccatttccttctcctttctctCCATTCAACTTCTCGAAGCGCGCAAAACTTCTCTTAGCAGCGGCGAAGAAGAAGGAATCCGATGCAGTTCCTGTAGTGAAGAAAGAATCTACGGATTCCAAGGAAGAGGAATTCGTAGAGGTGGAAGAAGAGCTGCCATGGTATCAGGAGAAGGCTTTGGACCTCGTGGAATTCACTGGCTCTGTCACTCAGGCACTTCCTGGCCCTAGGGTTGGCCAGAGCTCGTTGCCTTGGCTCCTTGCTGTTCCTCTTGCTTATTTGGGCGTCACTTTTGTTATCGCTTTCGTTAAGACTGTTCGGAAATTCAATTCCCCTAAAGAAAAACGCCGGAGACAG GTCTCAAAAAATGCCATTCTCTGCTTGTCAGTAGATGAGCTGCTTGAGAAAGGAAGGGATGAAATAAAGCCGGAGGCTCTTGCTGAAATTGTGCAAAAG ACAGGTTTCAGTGTGGGCGAAATTTTGCGAAAGTATATACGTTATGCATTGAATGAGAAACCTTTCAACCCTGAATTAGTTGCCAACCTAATTCAGCTGAGAAAAGCTTCTGCATTGGAGGACACTCAGGTTGCAGAAATTCTGAATGAGGTATCAAGAAGGATTGAGAGAGATAAAG gtCCAGTTGTTATGAATATGTCAGGCTATACTGAGAAGGGTTTCAAGAGAAAATTAGCCGTACAGGCCCTTTTCGGCAAAATCTTCTATCTATCTGAG CTTCCGGAGTTCTGTTCGAGAGATAGCTCGCTAACTGTCAAACAAATATTTGGCGTTACAGA TGAAGATGCTGAAAAACTAAGATTACACACTCTCTCAGAAGCTGGGGACATGGATTCTCTTCAAAAAATGGCTGACATTTCAGATTCTGAGGATTTAAAAGATGCCTCATCTGATGAACAAAAGGATTAA
- the LOC111802374 gene encoding G patch domain and ankyrin repeat-containing protein 1 homolog yields the protein MDLESGSGGSVSATAIDSSNIGFQLLKKHGWREGTGLGISEQGRLEPVQTSVKNNKRGLGADKVKKKLKETTDIAASDTKNQERPPSKKPKAMSKKMRKMLEEERLFREKEFERAFFREFWPDNV from the exons ATGGATTTGGAGTCAGGCTCAGGGGGATCTGTTTCTGCTACAGCCATCGATTCGTCGAACATAGGGTTTCag CTTTTGAAGAAGCATGGTTGGAGGGAAGGAACAGGCCTTGGAATTTCTGAGCAG GGTAGGTTGGAACCTGTACAGACATCTGTAAAGAATAATAAACGTGGCCTGGGAGCAGAtaaagtgaagaagaagcttaAAGAAACTACTGATATTGCAGCCTCTGATACGAAAAACCAG GAACGTCCTCCGTCGAAGAAACCGAAGGCGATGTCGAAAAAGATGAGGAAGATGCTCGAGGAAGAAAGGTTATTTCGAGAGAAGGAATTCGAGAGGGCATTTTTCAGGGAATTTTGGCCAGATAATGTGTGA
- the LOC111801866 gene encoding phytochrome-associated serine/threonine-protein phosphatase, with translation MDLDQWIVKVKEGQHLLEDELQLLCEYVKEILIEESNVQPVNSPVTVCGDIHGQFHDLMKLFQTGGHVPETNYIFMGDFVDRGYNSLEVFTILLLLKARYPANITLLRGNHESRQLTQVYGFYDECQRKYGNANVWRYCTDVFDYLTLSAIIDGTVXCVHGGLSPDVRTIDQIRVIDRNCEIPHEGPFCDLMWSDPEDIETWAVSPRGAGWLFGSRVTSEFNHINNLDLVCRAHQLVQEGLKYMFQDKGLVTVWSAPNYCYRCGNVASILSFNENMEREVKFFTETEENNQMRGPRTGVPYFL, from the exons ATGGATTTGGACCAGTGGATCGTTAAGGTCAAGGAAGGCCAGCATCTTCTTGAAGACGAACTTCAACTTCTTTGCGAATAT GTAAAAGAGATCCTCATTGAGGAATCTAATGTGCAACCTGTCAACAGTCCTGTAACGGTCTGTGGTGACATTCACGGTCAGTTCCATGACCTGATGAAACTTTTTCAGACTGGAGGTCATGTACCAGAGACAAATTATATCTTCATG GGTGATTTTGTTGATCGAGGTTATAACAGTCTCGAAGTTTTTACTATTCTTTTGCTTCTTAAAGCCAG ATATCCGGCTAACATCACACTCTTACGAGGAAACCATGAGAGCAGACAGCTTACTCAG GTTTATGGTTTTTATGACGAGTGCCAGAGAAAGTATGGAAACGCGAATGTGTGGCGGTACTGTACAGATGTTTTTGACTACTTGACACTCTCAGCAATTATAGACGGAACTG ttNTCTGTGTCCATGGAGGACTCTCTCCTGATGTTCGAACCATAGATCAG ATACGGGTGATTGATAGAAATTGTGAAATTCCACATGAGGGACCTTTTTGTGATCTTATGTGGAGTGATCCAGAAGATATTGAAACATGGGCAGTTAGTCCACGAGGAGCCGGTTGGCTTTTTGGTTCCAGAGTTACTTCTGAG TTCAATCACATTAATAATCTTGATTTGGTTTGCCGAGCACATCAACTTGTACAAGAAGGTCTCAAGTACATGTTTCAGGATAAAGGCCTTGTAACT GTATGGTCTGCTCCAAATTATTGTTATCGTTGTGGGAATGTAGCTTCTATATTGAGCTTTAATGAGAATATG GAAAGAGAAGTGAAGTTCTTCACTGAGACAGAGGAGAATAATCAGATGAGAGGCCCAAGAACAGGAGTTCCATATTTCTTATGA
- the LOC111801801 gene encoding uncharacterized protein LOC111801801 codes for MKPLQQNGIFGLVRRSLVLFLPVVLLSPPPPSVASLRHFRSAAATMSNSHSPPVAKKVEHKMELFGDVRIDNYYWLRDDSRKNSDVISYLQQENAYTDLVMSGTKQVEEQIYAEIRGRIKEDDISVPERKGSYYYYERTLQGKEYVQYCRRFVPRGEESLSVHDTMPTGPGAPPEHVILDENVKAQNQSYYSIGAFEVSPNNKLVAYAEDTKGDEIYTVYIIDAETGASVGKPLVGVTSYLNWAGDDALVYITMDEILRPDKAWLHKLGTEQSTDTCLYHEKDDMFSLDLQATESKKYLFIASESKFTRFNFYLDVSRPQDGIVVLTPRVDGVDTFPSHRGNHFFIRRRSAEIFNSEVVACPLDNTSATEVILPHRESVKIQDIQLFLNHIVVFEREDGLPKIVVYSLPDIGEPLRSLEGGRAVDFTDATYSVYLSDSEFSSSILRFCYSSMKTPPSTYDYDMKTGVSILKKVEAVLGGFDITKYVTERKWATALDGTKVPLSIAYRKDLVKLDGSDPLLLYGYGSYEACVDPSFKGSRISLLDRGFIYVIAHIRGGGEMGRQWYENGKLLKKKNTFMDFIASAEYLIENKYCSKEKLCINGRSAGGLLIGAVLNMRPDLFKAAVAGVPFVDVLTTMLDPTIPLTTSEWEEWGDPRKEEFYFYMKSYSPVDNVKAQNYPDILVTAGLNDPRVLYSEPAKFVAKLRDMKTDHNLLLFKCELGAGHFSKSGRFEKLQEDAFTYAFILKSLNMIPALGN; via the exons ATGAAGCCATTGCAACAAAACGGCATATTTGGCTTAGTTAGGAGAAGCCTTGTTCTGTTTCTTCCTGTAGTGTTACTTTCGCCGCCTCCGCCGTCGGTAGCTTCCCTCCGTCACTTCCGATCGGCGGCCGCTACAATGAGCAACTCTCACTCGCCTCCGGTGGCTAAGAAGGTGGAGCACAAAATGGAGCTGTTTGGAGACGTCAGGATCGACAATTATTACTGGTTGCGTGACGATTCTCGCAAAAACTCCGATGTCATTTCGTATCTGCAGCAAGAGAATGCGTATACCGATCTCGTCATGTCTG GAACAAAGCAAGTGGAAGAACAGATTTATGCTGAGATTAGAGGACGAATCAAGGAGGATGATATATCTGTGCCTGAGCGGAAAGGTTCTTATTATTACTACGAGAGGACTCTACAGGGGAAAGAATATGTTCAATATTGCAGGCGTTTTGTACCTCGTGGTGAAGAATCTCTCTCTGTGCACGATACCATGCCCACTGGACCTGGTGCTCCTCCGGAGCATGTTATATTGGATGAAAATGTTAAGGCACAGAACCAATCCTACTACTCAATTGGTGCCTTTGAG GTTAGTCCAAACAACAAGCTAGTGGCGTATGCAGAAGACACCAAAGGAGATGAAATCTACACGGTTTATATAATTGATGCCGAGACTGGAGCTTCTGTAGGGAAGCCTCTTGTAGGTGTCACATCGTATCTCAATTGGGCTGGCGATGACGCTCTAGTTTACATCACAATGGATGAGATTCTTCGGCCCGATAAG GCATGGTTACATAAACTGGGAACAGAGCAGTCAACTGACACCTGCCTTTATCATGAAAAGGATGATATGTTCTCTCTTGATCTTCAAGCTACCGAGAGCAAGAAATACTTGTTTATTGCATCTGAAAGTAAATTTACTAGGTTCAACTTTTATCTTGATGTTTCAAGGCCCCAAGATGGAATTGTTGTTTTGACACCTCGAGTGGATGGAGTTGACACTTTTCCCAGTCATCGtggaaatcatttttttatccgGAGACGAAGTGCAGAGATTTTCAATTCAGAAGTAGTAGCTTGCCCACTTGATAATACATCTGCAACGGAAGTTATTCTTCCACACAGGGAAAG CGTGAAAATCCAGGATATACAACTATTTCTTAATCACATCGTTGTATTTGAACGTGAAGATGGTCTACCAAAAATTGTTGTCTATAGCCTTCCCGATATTGGGGAACCACTTAGAAGCCTTGAAGGTGGACGAGCTGTGGATTTTACTGATGCCACTTATTCAGTGTATTTATCAGACTCAGAATTCTCTTCCAGCATTTTACGGTTTTGTTACAGCTCAATGAAGACACCCCCCTCTACTTATGACTACGATATGAAAACAGGAGTTTCCATTCTAAAGAAAGTTGAAGCA GTTTTGGGAGGTTTTGATATTACCAAATATGTCACGGAGAGGAAATGGGCAACTGCTCTAGATGGCACTAAAGTTCCCCTATCAATTGCTTATCGAAAGGATCTTGTGAAACTTGATGGTTCAGACCCACTTCTACTTTACGGCTATGGCTCTTATGAG GCATGCGTAGACCCCAGTTTCAAGGGATCAAGGATATCTTTACTAGACAGAGgttttatttatgtaattgCTCACATTCGTGGGGGTGGTGAAATGGGGAGACAGTGGtatgaaaatggaaagttactgaagaaaaaaaatacattcatGGACTTTATTGCTTCTGCTGAATACTTGATCGAGAATAAATACTGTTCAAAGGAAAAATTGTGCATTAATGGAAGAAGTGCTGGTGGTTTGCTTATTGGTGCTGTTTTAAATATGAGGCCTGATTTGTTCAAAGCTGCAGTAGCTGGGGTACCTTTTGTTGATGTTTTAACGACCATGCTTGATCCGACAATTCCCCTTACAACTTCGGAGTGGGAG GAATGGGGTGACCCACGTAAGGAGGAATTCTACTTTTACATGAAATCATATTCTCCGGTGGACAAT gttaaggcTCAAAATTATCCAGACATACTTGTTACTGCCGGCTTAAACG ATCCACGTGTTTTATATTCAGAACCCGCCAAGTTTGTGGCAAAATTAAGGGATATGAAGACTGATCATAATCTTCTGCTTTTCAAATGTGAACTTGGTGCCGGACATTTTTCAAAGTCAGGAAG ATTTGAGAAGCTACAGGAGGATGCTTTCACATACGCTTTTATACTGAAGTCTCTTAACATGATTCCAGCACTTGGAAACTGA